In one window of Geotrypetes seraphini chromosome 3, aGeoSer1.1, whole genome shotgun sequence DNA:
- the GREM2 gene encoding gremlin-2 translates to MYWKLALLPLLVAILLKITEGRKNRPPGAIPSPYKDVSNNSERRPHQPHQMKEVLASSHEALVVTERKYLRSDWCKTQPLRQTVSEEGCLSRTIINRFCYGQCNSFYIPRHVKREEESFQSCAFCKPQKFTSLNVELECPELDPPFRLKKIQKVKQCRCMSVNLSHSDKL, encoded by the coding sequence ATGTATTGGAAACTTGCGTTGCTCCCACTTCTGGTGGCAATACTGCTAAAGATAACAGAAGGGAGGAAAAATCGGCCTCCAGGAGCAATCCCCTCTCCTTATAAAGACGTCTCCAACAACTCAGAAAGGAGACCACACCAGCCACACCAGATGAAAGAGGTTCTAGCTTCCAGTCATGAGGCCTTAGTGGTCACGGAGAGAAAGTATTTAAGGAGTGACTGGTGCAAAACTCAGCCCCTGAGGCAGACTGTGAGCGAAGAGGGTTGCCTGAGCCGCACCATCATCAACCGCTTCTGCTACGGTCAGTGCAACTCCTTTTATATTCCTCGGCACGTGAAAAGAGAGGAAGAATCCTTCCAATCCTGTGCCTTTTGCAAGCCACAGAAATTCACCTCCTTGAATGTAGAACTGGAATGTCCTGAGCTGGATCCACCTTTCCGACTCAAGAAAATCCAGAAAGTCAAGCAATGTAGGTGTATGTCCGTGAACCTTAGTCACTCTGATAAATTGTAA